The genomic DNA gaatgtattgtaatggttTAAAATTTTGtcaactgccttaatgttgctggaccccaggaagagtagctgctgccttggcaggaactaatagggatccataatgaaccccaggaagagtagctgctgccttggcaggaactaatggggatccataataaaccccaggaagagtagctgctgccttggcaggaactaatggagatccataataaaccccaggaagagtagctgctgccttggcaggaactaatggggatccataataaaccccaggaagagtagctgctgccttggcaggaactaatggggatccataataaatacaaatgcaaaCTACAAATCtggtatctgtgtaggtgctgtatctcagccagtgatctgttttatcttgtatctataggtgctgtatctcagccagtgatctgttttatcttgtatctgtgtaggtgctgtatcccagccagtgatctctgttttatcttgtatctgtaggtgctgtatcccagccagtgatctctgttttatcttgtatctgtgtaggtgctgtatcccagccagtgatctctgttttatcttgtatctgtgtaggtgttgtatctcagccagtgatctctgttttatcttgtatctgtaggtgctgtatcccagccagtgatctctgttttatcttgtatctgtaggtgctgtatcccagccagtgatctctgttttatcttgtatctgtgtaggtgctgtatctcagccagtgatctctgttttatcttgtatctgtgtaggtgctgtatcccagccagtgatctctgttttatcttgtatctgtaagtgctgtatctcagccagtgatctctgttttatcttgtatctgtgtaggtgctgtatctcagccagtgatctctgttttatcttgtatctgtgtaggtgctgtatctcagccagtgatctctgttttttatcttgtatctgtgtaggtgctgtatcccagccagtgatctctgttttatcttgtatctgtgtaggtgctgtatcccagccagtgatctctgttttatcttgtatctgtgtaggtgctgtatcccagccagtgatctctgttttatcttgtatctgtgtaggtgctgtatctcagccagtgaggtttatcttgtatctgtgtaggtgctgtatctcagccagtgatctctgttttatcttgtatctgtgtaggtgctgtatctcagccagtgatctctgttttatcttgtatctgtgtaggtgctgtatcccagccagtgatctctgttttatcttgtatctgtgtaggtgctgtatcccagccagtgatctctgttttatcttgtatctgtgtaggtgtatctcagccagtgatctctgttttatcttgtatctgtgtaggtgctgtatcccagccagtgatctctgttgtatcttgtatctgtaggtgctgtatcccagccagtgatctctgttgtatcttgtatctgtgtaggtgctgtatcccagccagtgatatctgttttatcttgtatctgtgtaggtgttgtatcccagccagtgatatCTGttgtatcttgtatctgtgtaggtgttgtatcccagccagtgatctctgttttatcttgtatctgtgtaggtgctgtatcccagccagtgatctctgttttatcttgtatctgtgtaggtgctgtatcccagccagtgatatctgttttatcttgtatctataggtgttgtatcccagccagtgatatctgttttatcttgtatctgtgtaggtgctgtatctcagccagtgatatctgttttatcttgtatctgtaggtgctgtatcccagccagtgatctctgttttatcttgtatctgtgtaggtgctgtatctcagccagtgatctgttttatcttgtatctgtgtagatgtatctcagccagtgatctctgttttatcttgtatctgtgtaggtgctgtatcccagccagtgatctctgttgtatcttgtatctgtaggtgctgtatcccagccagtgatctctgttttatcttgtatctgtgtaggtgctgtatcccagccagtgatctctgttttatcttgtatctgtgtaggtgctgtatcccagccagtgatctctgttttatcttgtatctgtgtaggtgctgtatctcagccagtgatctctgttttatcttgtatctgtctaggtgttgtatcccagccagtgatctctgttttatctggtatctgtgtaggtgttgtatcccagccagtgatctctgttttatctggtatctgtgtaggtgctgtatcccagccagtgatctctgttttatcttgtatctgtgtaggtgctgtatctcagccagtgatctctgttttatcttgtatctgtaggtgctgtatcccagccagtgatctctatTGTTGGAACTAAAGGCTGGGGGGTGGTCCTGAAGTGTGAGTCTGGAGGCTGGTTTCCTGAACCTCAGATGGAGTGGCTGGACAGTTCTGGAACCTTCCTCCCTGCTGATGGACctccagagagacacagagactcagaggACCTCTACGCTGTGAGACAACATGTCACTGTGAACAAGACTGACACCAACAGGTTCACCTGTAGAGTTAACCAGACGGAGATCAACCACCTGAAGGAGACTGAGATTCATGTCCCAGGTGAGGTCTTCATTGGTTAACCCAAATACCTGAGACCTCTAGTTAGACTAGTTAGTGGAGGACGGTTTCCTAGGGGATGACCTTATTGGTCTGTTCAGTAGTATTTATAAATGATGCTTTActtcctgtacagtatatatgtagtgttgtaatgGTTTGACCTGGCTTCTCTGTTTCAGATGAGGTGTTTCCTAAATCACAAGTAGGGTTGATTGTTGGTCTActaatagcagcagcagttgtagttCTTGCAGCTTCAGTTGGTGTCTACATGTGGAGAAAACATACAGGTGAGTTTAACCTTgatctctgactggtccttgacctCTGACTGGTCATTAAACAAGTGtgatttttcagtttttattttatttcttatttgCAAAATTTTTAAAAAgcaaactgtttttgctttgtcattatggggtattgtgatgtcattatggggtattgtgatgtcattatggggtattgtgtgtagattgatgagggcaaAAAAAaggattgaatccattttagaatatatatatatatactgtcccttaaactctattcatttataccaggttaccttcagaccagtcctgtattagatcaggatataactaggaatgacccatatactgtccattagactctattcatttataccaggttaccttcagaccagtcctgtattagatcaggatataactaggaatgacccatatactgtccattagactctattcatttataccaggttaccttcagaccagtcctgtattagatcaggatataactaggaatgacccatatactgtccattagactctattcatttataccaggttaccttcagaccagtcctgtattagatcaggatataactaggattgacccatatactgtccattagactctattcatttataccaggttaccttcagaccagtcctgtattagatcaggatataactaggaatgacccatatactgtccattagactctattcatttataccaggttaccttcagaccagtcctgtattagatcaggatataactaggaatgacccatatcctgtccattagactctattcatttataccaggttaccttcagaccagtcctgtattagatcagatataactaggaatgacccatatactgtccattagactctattcatttataccaggttaccttctataacactgatgggtcaactgtttcTCACATATGGGTttaatggttatactgtatattaatttgttttaaatacataaaaaaaacaactttaaATACTTTAGCTTTTTAATGATTATTTTTGtaattatttaatacatttgttttCTTTTGTCTACAGAGAAGAAGCGTAGAGAACTACTGGAAGAACGAGGTAAGTTGTTGTCTTGTTAGAGTATCACATATAGAGATTATgattattactataatactgatgggtcaactgttaatcactgacctcatggtttattactataatactgatgggtcaactgttaatcacagacctcatggtttattactataatactgatgggtcaactgttaaccacagacctcatggtttattactataatactgatgggtcaactgttaatcacagacctcatggtttattactataatactgatgggtcaactgttaatcacagacctcatggtttattactataatactgatgggtcaactgttaatcacagacctcatggtttattactataatactgatgggtcaactgttaatcacagacctcatggtttattactataatactgatgggtcaactgttaatcacagacctcatggtttattactataatactgatgggtcaactgttaatcacagacctcatggtttattactataatactgatgggtcaactgttaatcacagacctcatggtttattactataatactgatgggtcaactgttaatcacagacctcatgggtttaatggttatactgtatattaatttgttttaaatacataaaaaaaacaactttaaATACTTTAGCTTTTTAATGATTATTTTTGtaattatttaatacatttgttttCTTTTGTCTACAGAGAAGAAAGCGTAGAGAACTACTGGAAGAACGAGGTAAGTTGTTGTCTTGTTAGAGTATCACATATAGAGATTATgattattactataatactgatgggtcaactgttaatcactgacctcatggtttattactataatactgatgggtcaactgttaaccacagacctcatggtttattactataatactgatgggtcaactgttaatcacagacctcctggtttattactataatactgatgggtcaactgttaatcacagacctcatggtttattactataatactgatgggtcaactgttaatcacagacctcatggtttattactataatactgatgggtcaactgttaatcacagacctcatggttttaatggttatactgtatattaatttGTGATTTTAAaagaacgtgtgtgtgtttacaacaagaaaacacagaatattAATCAATATTCATATTTCCAGtctttatgattattattataatgcttttatacatttgttttattttgtctaCAGTTAAGAAGCTTAGAGAAGATTTTGAGGAACAAGGTAAGTGGACTGTTGACTTGTTACAGTTTCACATATAGAGATTATGAtgattactataatactgatgggtcaactgttaatcacagacctcatggtttattactataatactgatgggtcaactgttaatcacagacctcatggtttattactataatactgatgggtcaactgttaatcacagacctcatggtttattactataatactgatgggtcaactgttaatcacagacctcgtggtttattactataatactgatgggtcaactgttaatcacagacgtggtttattactataatactgatgggtcaactgttaatcacagacctcatggtttattactataatactgatgggtcaactgttaatcacagacctcatggtttattactgtaatactgatgggtcaactgttaatcacagacctcatggtttattactataatactgatgggtcaactgttaatcacagacctcatggtttattactataatactgatgggtcaactgttaatcacagacctcatggtttattactataatactgatgggtcaactgttaatcacagacctcatggtttattactataatactgatgggtcaactgttaatcacagacctcatggtttattactataatactgatgggtcaactgttaatcacagacctcatggtttattactataatactgatgggtcaactgttaatcacagacctcatggtttattactataatactgatgggtcaaccgttaatcacagacctcgtggtttattactataatactgatgggtcaactgttaatcacagacctcgtggtttattactataatactgatgggtcaactgttaatcacagacctcgtggtttattactataatactgatgggtcaactgttaatcacatacctcatggtttattactataatactgatgggtcaactgttaatcacagacctcgtggtttattactataatactgatgggtcaactgttaatcacagacctcatggtttattactataatactgatgggtcaactgttaatctcagacctcatggtttattactataatactgatgggtcaactgttaatcacatacctcatggtttattactataatactgatgggtcaactgttaatcacagacctcatggtttattactataatactgatgggtcaactgttaatcacagacctcatggttttaATGGTTATACTGTATTTTCATTTGTGTTTTTAAATGACCGTGTGTTTGTTTACAACGAGAAAACACAGAATATTAATCAATATTCATATTTCTAGtctttatgattattattataatgcttttatacatttgttttattttgtctaCAGTGAAGAAGCTTGGAAAAGATTCGGATGAAACAGGTAATTGGGCTGTTGACTTGTTAGAGTTTCACATGTAGAGATTATGATTACTagaatactgatgggtcaactgttaatcacagacctcatggtttattactataatactgatgggtcaactgttaatcacagacctcatggtttattactataatactgatgggtcaactgttaatcacagacctcatggtttattactataatactgatgggtcaactgttaatcacagacctcatggtttattactataatactgatgggtcaactgttaatcacagacctcatggtttattactataatactgatgggtcaactggtaatcacagacctcatggtttattactataatactgatgggtcaactgttaatcacagacctcatggtttattactataatactgatgggtcaactgttaatcacagacctcatggtttattactataatactgatgggtcaactgttaatcacagacctcatggtttattactataatactaatgggtcaactgttaatcacagacctcatggtttttaatggttatactgtattttcatttgtgtttttaaatgaccgtgtgtgtgtttacaacGAGAAAACACAGAATATTAATCAATATTCATATTTCCAGtctttatgattattattataatgcttttttccatttgttttattttgtctaCAGTGGAGCTTAGACAAGAATTGGAACAACAAGGTAAGTGGACTGTTGTCTTGTTAGAGTTTCACATATAGAGATTATgattattactataatactgatgggtcaactgttaatcacagacctcatggtttattactataatactgatgggtcaactgttaatcacagacctcatggtttattactataatactgatgggtcaactgttaatcacagacctcatggtttattactataatactgatgggtcaactgttaatcacagacctcatggtttattactataatactgatgggtccactgttaatcacagacctcatggtttattactataatactgatgggtcaactgttaatcacagacctcatggtttattactataatactgatgggtcaactgttaatcacagacctcatggtttattactataatactgatgggtcaactgttaatcacagacctcatggtttattactataatactgatgggtcaactgttaatcacagacctcatggttttaatggttatactgtattttcatttgtgtttttaaatgactgtgtgtgtgtttacaacgAGAAAACACAGAATATTAATCAATATTCATATTTCCCAtctttatgattattattataatgattttatacatttgttttattttgtctaCAGTGAAGAAGCTGAGAAAGATTTTGAAGAACAAGGTAAGTGGGCTGTTGACTTGTTAGAGTTTCACATATAGAGATTATGAtgattactataatactgatgggtcaactgttaatcacagacctcatggtttattactataatactgatgggtcaactgttaatcacagacctcatggtttattactataatactgatgggtcaactgttaatcacagacctcatggtttattactataatactgatgggtcaactgttaatcacagacctcatggtttattactataatactgatgggtcaactgttaatcacagacctcatggtttattactataatactgatgggtcaactgttaatcacagacctcatggtttattactataatactgatgggtcaactgttaatcacagacctcatggtttattactataatactgatgggtcaactgttaatcacagacctcatggtttattactataatactgatgggtcaactgttaatcacagacctcatggtttattactataatactaatgggtcaactgttaatcacagacctcatggttttaatggttatactgtattttcatttgtgtttttaaatgaccgtgtgtgtgtttacaacGAGAAA from Oncorhynchus masou masou isolate Uvic2021 unplaced genomic scaffold, UVic_Omas_1.1 unplaced_scaffold_6327, whole genome shotgun sequence includes the following:
- the LOC135536560 gene encoding butyrophilin-like protein 1 — protein: AVSQPVISIVGTKGWGVVLKCESGGWFPEPQMEWLDSSGTFLPADGPPERHRDSEDLYAVRQHVTVNKTDTNRFTCRVNQTEINHLKETEIHVPDEVFPKSQVGLIVGLLIAAAVVVLAASVGVYMWRKHTEKKRRELLEERVKKLREDFEEQVKKLGKDSDETVELRQELEQQVKKLREDFEEQVKKLREDFEEQVELRQELEQQVKKLREDFEEQVKKLREDFEEQ